A region from the Acidiferrobacter sp. SPIII_3 genome encodes:
- a CDS encoding type II toxin-antitoxin system VapC family toxin: MAFVADASMTLAWYLRDEDAESANRVRERLLGEGICVPAHWALEVCNALLVATRRGRITIQEMTELLPDLRLLPETVDHQTDAAAWSTTLDLAKAHGLTLYDAAYLELALRRELPLATLDKRLHGAAIAAGVAIVPETQKGS, from the coding sequence CGCTGGCCTGGTATCTGCGCGATGAAGACGCTGAATCCGCCAATCGGGTACGTGAGCGATTGTTGGGGGAGGGTATTTGTGTCCCCGCCCATTGGGCGCTGGAGGTCTGCAATGCCCTACTTGTCGCCACGCGGCGTGGTCGCATCACCATCCAGGAAATGACTGAACTTCTACCGGACTTGCGTCTGTTGCCGGAGACCGTTGACCATCAGACTGACGCGGCTGCCTGGTCGACCACGTTAGATCTTGCAAAGGCCCATGGGCTGACGTTGTACGACGCGGCCTACCTCGAGCTTGCGCTAAGGCGCGAGTTGCCACTTGCCACGTTAGACAAAAGGCTTCATGGCGCCGCCATTGCCGCGGGCGTCGCCATCGTGCCTGAGACGCAAAAGGGATCATAA
- a CDS encoding type II toxin-antitoxin system RelE/ParE family toxin, translating into MVECEPSSRRIKGNRRFFVFGFEKNERANIDSEELGTLQDLAADLLVRTARQLSEAAEDGSLQEICHDNQT; encoded by the coding sequence GTGGTGGAGTGCGAACCCTCATCGCGACGAATTAAGGGCAACCGGCGGTTCTTCGTCTTCGGTTTCGAGAAGAACGAGCGGGCCAACATCGACTCGGAGGAACTGGGCACCCTTCAAGATCTTGCTGCTGATTTGCTGGTTAGAACGGCTCGGCAGCTCAGTGAAGCGGCCGAAGACGGTTCGCTACAGGAGATTTGTCATGACAACCAAACCTAA
- a CDS encoding cyclopropane-fatty-acyl-phospholipid synthase family protein yields MLEKILADVIKIGRLTVRYPDGQVGRYGEGSPEAEWVITDKSAIRRLIRDPWLQMGETYMDGAWDAPKGLAMLLEVLLRNIPDEPPSSLFTNLKRYLEQGNGRQASRRHVAHHYDLDESLFRLFLDRDMHYSCAYFSNPDMTLEEAQVAKCELIRRKLELKPGQRVLDVGCGWGSLALHLARNADVDVTGITLSKEQHRVATARAREAGLSDRVQFRLEDYREHRGLYDRVVSVGMFEHVGAPHYETFFAKVRERLAPGGLALLHHIGRSGLPGQTNPWIRRYIFPGGYNPALSEVVPAIEKTGLKVADIEVLKLHYGYTLHEWQKRFQARRGEVVRRWDERFARMWEFYLAACEASFAIGDLVVFHIQMARSLEGLRMTRDAWYAEHDLDNEIAESA; encoded by the coding sequence ATGCTGGAAAAGATCTTGGCCGACGTCATCAAAATCGGCCGTCTGACAGTCCGTTACCCGGACGGACAGGTGGGGCGCTACGGCGAGGGATCGCCGGAGGCCGAATGGGTCATAACGGACAAGTCGGCGATCCGCCGCCTGATCCGCGACCCCTGGCTTCAGATGGGCGAGACCTACATGGACGGGGCCTGGGACGCGCCAAAGGGCTTGGCGATGTTGCTCGAGGTGCTCTTGCGCAACATCCCCGACGAACCCCCCTCCTCGCTTTTCACGAACCTTAAGCGCTATCTCGAACAAGGCAACGGCCGCCAGGCCAGCCGTCGCCACGTCGCCCACCATTATGATCTGGACGAATCACTGTTCCGGTTGTTTCTGGACCGCGACATGCATTACTCATGCGCCTACTTCTCGAACCCAGATATGACCCTGGAGGAGGCGCAGGTCGCCAAGTGCGAACTCATACGACGCAAGCTCGAGCTCAAACCCGGTCAGCGCGTGCTTGACGTGGGATGCGGCTGGGGCAGCCTGGCCCTCCATCTCGCCCGGAACGCGGACGTCGATGTAACCGGGATCACGCTCTCGAAAGAACAGCACCGCGTGGCGACCGCCCGCGCCCGCGAGGCCGGACTCTCCGACCGCGTCCAATTCCGGCTCGAGGATTACCGCGAGCATCGAGGTCTCTACGACCGGGTCGTGAGCGTGGGGATGTTCGAGCATGTGGGCGCACCCCACTACGAGACCTTCTTTGCCAAGGTTCGCGAGCGCCTGGCCCCGGGGGGGCTCGCGCTCCTCCACCATATCGGCCGAAGCGGGCTCCCCGGCCAGACCAACCCGTGGATCCGGCGGTATATCTTCCCGGGCGGCTACAATCCCGCGCTCTCCGAGGTTGTCCCCGCGATCGAGAAGACCGGCCTCAAGGTCGCCGACATCGAGGTGCTCAAGCTTCATTACGGATATACCCTGCACGAATGGCAGAAGCGCTTTCAGGCCCGGCGGGGCGAGGTCGTGCGACGCTGGGACGAGCGATTCGCGCGCATGTGGGAATTCTACCTCGCCGCCTGCGAGGCCTCGTTTGCGATCGGCGACCTCGTGGTCTTCCACATCCAGATGGCCCGCTCGCTCGAGGGGTTGCGCATGACCCGGGACGCCTGGTACGCCGAACACGACCTGGATAACGAGATCGCCGAGAGCGCCTGA
- a CDS encoding DNA-binding transcriptional regulator — protein sequence MTTKPKARSRIFEAVYETASDLHRLGFIDKRTTRKYDILCMEPVPEYDAERIRTLRKNLHLSQTVLAAVLNTSVSTVRKWEVGDKKPSGPSSKLLRLIEGLEAVC from the coding sequence ATGACAACCAAACCTAAGGCGCGAAGTCGAATTTTCGAGGCCGTTTACGAGACGGCAAGCGACCTGCATCGTCTCGGGTTTATCGACAAGCGCACAACGCGGAAGTATGACATCCTGTGTATGGAGCCCGTCCCGGAATACGACGCGGAAAGGATCCGCACATTGCGGAAGAATCTCCATCTGAGCCAAACCGTGTTGGCCGCTGTGTTGAATACCAGCGTGTCGACTGTGCGCAAGTGGGAGGTCGGCGACAAAAAGCCGAGCGGCCCATCATCGAAGCTTCTCCGCCTGATCGAAGGGCTCGAAGCAGTTTGCTAG
- a CDS encoding type II toxin-antitoxin system RelE/ParE family toxin — protein sequence MIIIPTFRTAGDGIHELRIHIGAGWRVYFALRAGQVVVLLAGGSKRTGSCRTQNP from the coding sequence TTGATAATCATTCCTACATTTAGAACTGCTGGTGACGGCATCCATGAGTTGCGCATCCATATAGGCGCCGGATGGCGAGTGTATTTCGCGCTACGGGCCGGTCAGGTGGTCGTATTGCTGGCAGGGGGTTCGAAGCGAACTGGGTCTTGCCGTACACAAAACCCTTGA
- a CDS encoding Druantia anti-phage system protein DruA, which yields MAETFVDPTRFTGHCYRAAHWIDVGLTTGRGREDRHHERHGASPKRVLVYPLVPDARQRLLQAP from the coding sequence TTGGCTGAGACCTTTGTTGATCCCACACGCTTTACGGGCCACTGCTACCGCGCGGCCCACTGGATCGACGTCGGTCTCACCACGGGCCGCGGCCGTGAGGATCGCCATCACGAACGCCATGGGGCAAGCCCCAAGCGCGTCCTGGTCTACCCGCTGGTGCCCGATGCCCGACAAAGGCTCCTGCAAGCCCCGTAA
- a CDS encoding TQO small subunit DoxD produces MARHALEQTYDQPTVFRMSGAAVLAVRLILGWIYWGGGTRRFIYAPKKLDPHAHSWMANKLQAGMPGAVLGLGHVLSAILHHPTLVYDLLVLVSAVELISGLGLILGVLTRASVILSLALSVSLMLVFGWQGATCIDEWTMAASTFAMGCTVFVAGSGLWSVDSWLLRRNPNLADAGWFRWLGSAPFTARETEGLGKGLAIIAALFMLVFYNYYRGSIFTKFHGGPVSPSKHHISLSRATLHKDGRVKVLAYLNGGTPAAPSHVVKVAVEGPKGVVEAWKGKALENAVKGHIKNVYRYNKFAPGLFGLKAKMGAKAWITLHPTKVVHIKAGHYTVLFENINGKTFKTKAALS; encoded by the coding sequence ATGGCCCGACACGCACTTGAGCAGACCTACGATCAGCCAACCGTATTTCGCATGTCGGGCGCCGCGGTGCTGGCGGTACGCCTCATCCTCGGCTGGATCTATTGGGGCGGTGGCACGCGACGCTTCATATATGCCCCCAAGAAACTCGACCCCCATGCGCATAGCTGGATGGCCAACAAGCTACAGGCGGGCATGCCGGGGGCGGTGCTCGGGCTTGGGCATGTCCTGAGCGCCATCCTCCACCACCCGACCCTCGTCTACGACCTGCTCGTATTGGTGAGCGCGGTCGAGCTCATAAGCGGCCTCGGACTTATTCTCGGTGTCCTGACCCGCGCGAGCGTGATCCTAAGCCTCGCCTTGAGCGTCTCGCTCATGCTGGTCTTTGGGTGGCAAGGCGCCACTTGCATCGACGAATGGACCATGGCGGCATCGACCTTCGCCATGGGCTGCACGGTATTCGTGGCGGGTAGCGGCCTGTGGTCCGTCGATAGCTGGCTTTTGCGTCGCAACCCGAATCTCGCGGACGCCGGATGGTTCCGTTGGCTGGGCAGCGCGCCATTTACGGCCCGCGAGACCGAGGGCCTGGGCAAGGGGCTTGCCATCATCGCCGCGCTCTTCATGCTCGTGTTCTACAATTACTACCGCGGTTCGATCTTCACCAAATTCCACGGCGGACCGGTCAGCCCGAGCAAGCATCACATCAGCCTGAGCCGCGCCACCCTCCATAAGGATGGCCGCGTGAAGGTGCTCGCCTACCTGAATGGGGGGACACCGGCCGCACCCTCGCACGTCGTCAAGGTGGCCGTCGAGGGGCCGAAGGGGGTCGTGGAGGCGTGGAAGGGCAAGGCCCTCGAGAACGCGGTCAAGGGACATATCAAGAACGTCTACCGCTACAACAAGTTTGCGCCTGGACTCTTTGGCCTCAAGGCCAAGATGGGGGCCAAGGCCTGGATCACCCTGCACCCGACGAAGGTCGTGCATATCAAGGCCGGGCACTACACGGTGCTGTTCGAAAACATCAACGGCAAGACGTTCAAGACCAAGGCCGCGCTGTCCTGA
- a CDS encoding accessory factor UbiK family protein, translating to MDQIAATARAAVPPEFGQDVEKNVRAVLDSTFQRLRLVTREEFEVQQAVLQKTRELVERLERQVAELEAKNGTNPGSSKNPPTAV from the coding sequence TTGGATCAAATCGCAGCGACCGCCCGCGCGGCGGTCCCCCCGGAGTTCGGACAGGACGTGGAAAAAAACGTCCGCGCCGTCCTGGACAGCACCTTCCAGAGGCTGCGCCTCGTGACGCGCGAGGAGTTCGAGGTACAACAGGCGGTCCTTCAGAAGACCCGCGAGTTGGTCGAACGCCTCGAACGTCAGGTCGCGGAGCTCGAGGCCAAAAACGGCACCAACCCCGGGTCTAGCAAAAACCCGCCGACCGCCGTTTAA
- a CDS encoding TorF family putative porin, whose protein sequence is MRTLTRLQSALALTTLLALPAYAEGVSGQVSLMSNYVWRGISESNGNPALQGSVTASGPVGLYARAFLTTLDYRGAHERADFTGGIRDMTPSGLGFNAGATAYRFDVSSLNFEETFLRLRFGPLSAGVYHDWQHGNTYLEAGYRVRLGSGFGLMLHAGHTSGDTVASYDDYGVGFTKSWHSFSAGVFVTAIDHHVISGLHGTQVALVLTKAW, encoded by the coding sequence GTGCGCACCCTGACCCGCCTCCAATCGGCCCTGGCCCTGACCACCTTGTTGGCGCTTCCCGCCTACGCGGAGGGCGTGAGCGGGCAGGTGTCGCTCATGAGCAATTACGTCTGGCGCGGCATCTCGGAGTCGAACGGCAACCCCGCCTTGCAGGGATCCGTGACGGCCTCCGGGCCGGTCGGCCTGTACGCCCGCGCATTCCTCACGACGCTCGACTACCGCGGGGCCCACGAGCGCGCCGATTTCACAGGCGGTATCCGCGACATGACCCCTTCGGGACTGGGATTCAACGCCGGCGCCACCGCCTATCGCTTCGATGTGAGCTCGCTCAATTTCGAGGAGACCTTCCTGCGGTTGCGGTTCGGGCCCCTGTCGGCCGGCGTCTATCATGACTGGCAGCACGGCAATACCTATCTTGAGGCCGGGTACCGCGTGCGCCTGGGTAGCGGCTTTGGTCTCATGCTCCATGCCGGGCATACCAGCGGTGACACGGTGGCGTCCTATGACGACTATGGTGTCGGCTTCACCAAGTCGTGGCACAGCTTCAGCGCGGGCGTTTTCGTGACAGCCATCGATCATCATGTCATCTCGGGCCTCCATGGCACTCAGGTCGCCCTGGTTCTGACAAAGGCCTGGTAA